A portion of the Acidisoma sp. PAMC 29798 genome contains these proteins:
- the argH gene encoding argininosuccinate lyase, translating into MNDSSQPLTAQTPRPAETRSAGANASWGGRFAAGPAQIMSDINASIGFDKRIWRQDIRGSLAHAAMLAGIGVLSTDDEAAIIEGLAAIGAEIEAGVFPFDVALEDIHMNIEARLTERIGDAGRRLHTARSRNDQVATDFKLWVRDAIDGLSGQMADLMLALAQRAAEHASHPMPGFTHLQTAQPVTFGHHLLAYVEMLARDRSRLADCRRRLNECPLGGAALAGTSFPIDRHQTAAALGFDGPTANSIDSVSDRDFALEFLGAAAICAVHLSRFAEEIVIWCSAPFRFIRLSDAFTTGSSIMPQKRNPDAAELVRAKTGRIAGSLVALLTVMKGLPLSYGKDMQEDKEPVFEAADALALALAATAGMVRDLMPELARMEVAAGQGFATATDLADWLVRTLKLPFRQAHHVTGKLVALAEARDVDLAQLDLGAMQSIEPGITADVYGVLTVAASVSSRTSHGGTAPANVAREAARWLTALDRELVA; encoded by the coding sequence TTGAACGACAGCAGTCAGCCGCTTACGGCTCAGACGCCCCGGCCGGCCGAGACCCGCTCCGCCGGCGCGAATGCAAGCTGGGGGGGCCGCTTTGCGGCGGGCCCCGCCCAGATCATGAGCGACATTAACGCCTCCATCGGCTTCGATAAAAGGATTTGGCGTCAGGATATTCGCGGCTCCCTCGCGCATGCAGCCATGCTGGCCGGAATTGGTGTGCTTTCCACCGATGACGAAGCCGCGATCATCGAGGGGCTGGCCGCCATCGGCGCGGAGATCGAGGCCGGGGTCTTCCCCTTCGATGTCGCGCTGGAAGACATCCACATGAACATCGAGGCGCGGCTGACCGAGCGTATCGGCGATGCCGGCCGCCGCCTCCACACGGCGCGTAGCCGCAACGACCAGGTCGCGACTGACTTCAAGCTGTGGGTGCGGGACGCGATCGACGGCCTCTCTGGCCAGATGGCGGATCTGATGCTCGCGCTGGCGCAGCGCGCGGCGGAGCATGCGTCCCACCCCATGCCGGGCTTCACCCATCTGCAAACCGCGCAGCCGGTGACCTTCGGTCATCATCTGCTCGCTTACGTCGAAATGCTGGCGCGCGACCGCAGCCGGCTGGCCGATTGCCGCCGCCGGCTGAATGAATGCCCGCTGGGCGGCGCCGCCCTCGCCGGAACCTCCTTCCCGATCGACCGGCACCAGACCGCCGCCGCCCTCGGCTTCGATGGCCCGACCGCCAATTCGATCGATTCCGTCTCAGACCGCGATTTCGCGCTGGAATTCCTGGGTGCCGCCGCGATCTGCGCCGTGCATCTGTCGCGCTTCGCGGAGGAGATCGTCATCTGGTGCAGCGCACCCTTCCGCTTCATCCGCCTGTCGGACGCCTTCACCACCGGCAGTTCCATCATGCCGCAGAAGCGCAATCCGGATGCCGCCGAATTGGTCCGCGCCAAGACCGGGCGTATCGCGGGTTCGCTGGTGGCCTTGCTCACGGTCATGAAGGGGCTGCCACTCTCCTACGGCAAGGACATGCAGGAAGATAAGGAGCCGGTTTTCGAAGCGGCAGACGCGCTCGCCCTGGCGCTCGCCGCCACTGCCGGCATGGTGCGCGACCTGATGCCGGAACTGGCGCGCATGGAAGTGGCGGCGGGTCAGGGCTTCGCCACCGCGACCGACCTTGCGGATTGGCTGGTGCGCACGCTGAAGCTGCCCTTCCGCCAGGCCCATCATGTCACCGGCAAGCTGGTCGCTTTGGCCGAGGCGCGGGATGTGGATCTCGCGCAGCTCGACCTCGGGGCCATGCAATCGATCGAGCCCGGCATCACCGCCGATGTCTATGGCGTGCTGACCGTCGCGGCCTCCGTCTCCTCCCGCACCAGCCATGGCGGCACGGCGCCCGCGAATGTCGCGCGGGAGGCCGCGCGATGGCTGACCGCACTGGACAGGGAGTTGGTGGCGTGA
- a CDS encoding TlpA disulfide reductase family protein: MSLKVSRRRALVAGATVAAGVIGGNSWPSAAHAQDLGNAQSMVAIDPGVTLPAFRFFTANNTVRTLADYRGRGVVLNLWATWCGPCVAELPTMDRLAATLAPDGIVVLPVSSDIGGAGAVRAFYDSHDIEHLPILLDPGGAITQAWQVPGIPVTVIFDREGHPRARLVGGADWGTAEVADHVRSLCGPNTKKSLDNALSKAASVKI; this comes from the coding sequence ATGAGCTTGAAGGTTTCGCGCCGCCGCGCGCTGGTCGCAGGCGCCACGGTAGCGGCCGGTGTCATCGGCGGCAACTCGTGGCCGAGCGCGGCCCATGCGCAGGACCTCGGCAACGCCCAGTCTATGGTGGCGATCGACCCTGGCGTGACGCTGCCAGCGTTCAGGTTCTTCACCGCGAATAACACGGTACGAACGCTCGCGGACTATCGGGGGCGCGGCGTCGTGCTTAACCTTTGGGCAACCTGGTGCGGCCCTTGCGTGGCCGAACTGCCGACCATGGACCGGCTGGCCGCGACCCTCGCGCCGGACGGTATCGTGGTGCTGCCCGTCTCCTCCGATATCGGGGGGGCCGGCGCGGTGCGCGCCTTCTACGATAGCCACGACATCGAACATCTGCCGATCCTGCTCGATCCCGGCGGGGCCATCACCCAAGCCTGGCAGGTGCCCGGCATTCCGGTGACGGTGATTTTCGACCGTGAAGGCCATCCCCGCGCCCGCCTCGTCGGTGGCGCGGATTGGGGCACAGCCGAGGTCGCGGACCATGTGCGGTCGCTGTGCGGTCCGAACACCAAGAAGAGCCTCGACAACGCCCTGTCCAAAGCGGCGTCCGTCAAAATTTAG
- the mctP gene encoding monocarboxylate uptake permease MctP codes for MTDLALQPVALAVFLVLFVIVTVLGFMGARWRRGDLDTLHEWGLGGRRFGTLISWFLLGGDLYTAYTFVAVPALIYSVGAIGFFAVPYTILIYPILYSVFPRLWRICARHGYLTAPEFVRGRFDSRALSLAVAVTGILATMPYIALQLVGMQVVIAALGLQGSGLWADLPLFVAFVVLAAFTYTSGLRAPAIIAVVKDLLIYATVIAAAVIIPMHLGGWGKIFAAVPAAKLTLPVPGPNTLGSYGAYATLALGSALALFLYPHSMTGILAASSGRVIRRNAALLPAYSFILGLLALLGFMAIGYGVGHAPEYAAGFHRYGPNFAVPALILAAFPPWFAGVAFAAIAIGALVPASIMSIATANIFTRDIYKVFLKPGATDVQESRMAKLVSLVVKLGALVFILVLPTTAAIQFQLLGGIWIIQTLPAVMLGLLRWRLRPGALLLGWACGMAVGTAMAASTHFKSATFALHLPGAFIAPGYAALYALIVNLIVALVLSAIMNAMRSAEATARDPAERFGF; via the coding sequence ATGACCGATCTGGCCCTGCAGCCTGTGGCGCTGGCGGTCTTCCTCGTGCTGTTCGTCATAGTGACCGTGCTCGGCTTCATGGGTGCGCGCTGGCGCCGGGGCGATCTCGATACCCTGCATGAATGGGGCCTCGGCGGCCGGCGCTTTGGAACGCTGATCTCCTGGTTCCTGCTCGGCGGCGATCTCTATACCGCCTATACCTTCGTCGCGGTCCCTGCGCTGATCTACAGTGTCGGGGCGATTGGCTTCTTCGCCGTGCCCTATACGATCCTGATCTATCCGATCCTCTACAGCGTGTTCCCGCGCCTGTGGCGCATCTGTGCGCGCCACGGCTACCTGACGGCACCGGAATTCGTGCGCGGCCGGTTTGACAGCCGGGCCCTGTCCCTCGCTGTCGCCGTCACCGGCATTCTCGCGACCATGCCCTATATCGCCCTGCAACTCGTCGGCATGCAGGTGGTGATCGCGGCACTCGGCCTGCAAGGCTCCGGCCTCTGGGCCGATCTGCCATTGTTCGTGGCCTTCGTGGTGCTGGCGGCCTTCACCTATACCAGTGGGCTACGTGCGCCCGCGATCATCGCCGTGGTAAAGGATCTGCTGATCTACGCGACGGTGATTGCCGCCGCCGTCATCATCCCGATGCATCTCGGTGGCTGGGGCAAGATCTTCGCGGCCGTCCCCGCCGCCAAGCTCACCTTGCCGGTGCCGGGGCCCAATACCCTCGGCAGCTACGGCGCCTATGCGACCCTTGCCCTCGGCTCGGCCTTGGCGCTGTTCCTGTATCCCCATTCCATGACGGGCATTCTCGCCGCCAGCAGCGGCCGAGTGATCCGGCGCAATGCCGCGCTGCTGCCAGCCTACTCCTTCATCCTCGGCCTGCTCGCGCTGCTCGGCTTCATGGCGATCGGCTACGGCGTCGGCCATGCGCCCGAATATGCCGCCGGCTTCCACCGCTACGGCCCGAACTTCGCCGTGCCCGCGCTGATCCTGGCGGCCTTCCCACCCTGGTTCGCGGGCGTGGCTTTCGCTGCCATCGCCATCGGCGCCTTGGTGCCGGCCTCGATCATGTCGATCGCGACCGCCAATATCTTCACGCGTGACATCTACAAGGTCTTCCTCAAGCCCGGCGCCACCGACGTGCAGGAATCGCGCATGGCGAAGTTGGTTTCGCTGGTCGTGAAGCTGGGCGCCCTGGTCTTCATCCTGGTGCTGCCAACGACGGCCGCGATCCAATTCCAGCTTCTCGGCGGCATCTGGATCATCCAGACTCTGCCGGCGGTGATGCTCGGCCTGCTGCGCTGGCGGTTGCGTCCCGGCGCGCTGCTGCTCGGGTGGGCCTGCGGCATGGCCGTCGGCACCGCCATGGCGGCCTCGACACACTTCAAGAGCGCGACCTTCGCGCTGCATCTGCCGGGCGCCTTCATCGCGCCGGGATACGCGGCGCTTTATGCGCTGATCGTCAATCTGATCGTGGCGCTGGTTCTGTCCGCCATCATGAACGCCATGCGCTCGGCCGAGGCCACCGCGCGCGACCCGGCCGAACGCTTCGGGTTTTAG
- a CDS encoding DUF3311 domain-containing protein has protein sequence MPKTPRSGATYWRLLLLLPIVAVVWLPFYDHVGPTLWGWPFFYWYQMLWVLLTALITGFVFLMEDAGYEESGQ, from the coding sequence TTGCCCAAAACACCGCGCTCGGGTGCCACATACTGGCGCCTTCTGCTGCTCCTGCCGATCGTGGCCGTGGTCTGGCTGCCTTTCTATGACCATGTCGGCCCGACGCTCTGGGGCTGGCCGTTCTTCTATTGGTACCAGATGCTGTGGGTGCTCCTCACCGCCCTCATCACCGGCTTCGTCTTTCTCATGGAAGACGCCGGCTACGAGGAGAGCGGGCAATGA
- a CDS encoding LysE family translocator — protein MVHHYFVVLSTIAALWLAAMVAPGPDFLLITRLSIAHGRRTALRAALGIATGVATWGTAGFFGIHALFVASPWLYLALKVGGGAYLLFLGVRLFAGSWKPAAPEAAEARPNREIRAFRLGLLTNIANPKAPLFVSSLFAATMPHHAPAMLGVAAICLMFAIAVGWLGLVARFLTIRRFADAFMRGRRWIDRVAGLAFMGFGTKLVLDRS, from the coding sequence GTGGTCCACCACTACTTCGTTGTTCTGAGCACGATCGCCGCCCTGTGGCTCGCGGCCATGGTGGCACCTGGGCCGGACTTTCTGCTCATTACCCGCCTGTCCATCGCCCATGGACGCCGCACCGCGCTGCGCGCCGCCTTGGGAATCGCCACTGGCGTCGCGACCTGGGGGACGGCGGGCTTCTTCGGCATTCACGCCCTGTTTGTGGCCTCGCCATGGCTCTATCTCGCGCTGAAGGTCGGCGGCGGTGCCTATTTGCTGTTCCTGGGTGTCCGCCTCTTCGCGGGAAGCTGGAAGCCGGCTGCACCGGAGGCCGCAGAGGCCCGCCCCAACCGGGAGATCCGCGCCTTTCGTCTCGGTCTGCTGACGAATATCGCAAATCCGAAAGCGCCGCTGTTCGTATCGAGCCTCTTCGCCGCAACCATGCCCCATCACGCGCCGGCGATGCTCGGTGTCGCGGCAATCTGCCTGATGTTCGCAATCGCCGTTGGTTGGCTGGGGCTCGTTGCACGCTTCCTGACCATTCGGCGTTTTGCCGATGCCTTCATGCGTGGGCGCCGCTGGATCGACCGTGTTGCCGGCCTGGCCTTCATGGGCTTCGGGACGAAGCTGGTTCTCGACCGGTCATAA
- a CDS encoding DUF4160 domain-containing protein translates to MPTVLILDGLRVAIYPNDHPPAHVHVLGPGWSVVINIHVMEVRTVVRCSERDARRAVGIVAANKAALIEAWRRIHG, encoded by the coding sequence ATGCCAACGGTTCTGATCCTTGATGGCTTAAGGGTTGCGATCTACCCGAACGATCACCCTCCCGCGCATGTGCATGTCTTGGGGCCGGGATGGTCCGTGGTGATCAACATCCATGTCATGGAGGTCAGAACGGTCGTCCGATGCAGCGAGCGCGACGCCAGGAGAGCTGTTGGAATCGTTGCCGCAAACAAGGCGGCTCTCATTGAGGCGTGGAGGAGGATACATGGCTGA
- a CDS encoding DUF2442 domain-containing protein yields the protein MADLTTEEFEAAKARGDALLRGPIAVSAHYDQGRDRVIVRLSTGVELGLTPRDVEGLRDASAEDLTVIDIEAAGLGLHFPKIDADLYVPALLEGVLGSRRWMAARLGAAGGQARTEAKAVTARENGKRGGRPRNVATA from the coding sequence ATGGCTGATCTGACCACAGAGGAGTTCGAGGCCGCCAAGGCTCGCGGCGATGCCCTTCTGCGCGGGCCCATTGCCGTGAGTGCCCACTATGATCAGGGCCGCGACCGGGTCATCGTGCGGCTGTCGACCGGTGTTGAACTGGGATTGACACCGCGCGACGTCGAGGGTCTGCGAGACGCCTCGGCTGAAGACCTGACAGTCATCGACATAGAGGCGGCCGGCCTCGGTCTTCATTTCCCAAAGATCGACGCGGATCTTTATGTGCCCGCCCTTCTGGAAGGCGTGTTGGGGTCGCGGCGCTGGATGGCTGCGCGCCTCGGCGCGGCCGGCGGGCAGGCCCGCACCGAAGCCAAGGCGGTGACCGCCCGTGAGAACGGAAAACGAGGCGGGCGGCCCCGCAACGTGGCGACCGCATGA
- a CDS encoding ABC1 kinase family protein: MADKVEGREATFFGGVRRFARTSGAVGGIAARVAGERVFGIKTDRAAHAEDLRAILGGLKGPLMKVAQILTTIPDALPPEYAAELSELQANAPPMGWPFVRRRMAGELGPEWQSRFASFSQDASAAASLGQVHKATLHDGREVACKLQYPDMPSTVEADLRQLKLAMAIYHRMDNAIQNDEIYKELAERLREELDYLREAAQMRLYEAMLADVADVHVPVAIPELTTPRLLTMSWLEGGPLQRWIETDPPLEARNRVAEALFRAWYVPFYRYGIIHGDPHLGNYQVRPDGAVNLLDFGAIRVFPPSFVSGVIALFEAVRDQDDAKAGDAYRGWGFQDITPEKVTVLNGWARFLYEPLLEDRVRRIQETDGQFGRTVAEGVHSGLKSIGGVRPPREFVLMDRSAVGLGSVFLRLKAELNWSKLYREVTADYDEGMVAQRQAEALSVAGVPPPK; this comes from the coding sequence ATGGCTGACAAGGTGGAAGGCCGAGAAGCGACCTTCTTCGGCGGTGTGCGGCGTTTCGCGCGCACCTCCGGTGCGGTCGGCGGCATCGCGGCCCGCGTGGCGGGGGAGCGCGTCTTCGGCATCAAGACGGATCGCGCCGCCCATGCCGAAGACCTGCGCGCGATCCTGGGCGGCCTGAAGGGGCCGCTGATGAAGGTGGCGCAGATTCTGACCACCATTCCGGACGCCCTGCCCCCGGAATACGCAGCGGAACTGTCGGAACTGCAGGCCAATGCGCCCCCCATGGGCTGGCCTTTCGTGCGGCGCCGCATGGCGGGCGAATTGGGGCCGGAGTGGCAGTCTCGCTTTGCCAGTTTCAGCCAGGACGCGTCTGCGGCGGCGAGCCTGGGACAGGTTCACAAGGCGACGCTGCACGACGGGCGCGAGGTCGCCTGCAAGCTGCAATACCCGGACATGCCGAGCACGGTGGAGGCTGATCTTCGCCAACTCAAGCTCGCGATGGCGATTTATCACCGCATGGATAACGCCATCCAGAACGACGAGATCTACAAGGAACTCGCCGAACGGCTGCGTGAGGAGCTGGATTACCTGCGTGAGGCGGCGCAGATGCGCCTCTATGAGGCGATGCTCGCCGATGTCGCGGATGTGCATGTGCCGGTCGCGATCCCCGAATTGACCACGCCCCGCCTGCTGACCATGAGCTGGCTGGAGGGTGGGCCTTTGCAGCGCTGGATCGAGACTGATCCGCCGCTGGAGGCCCGCAATCGTGTGGCCGAGGCGCTGTTCCGCGCCTGGTATGTGCCCTTCTACCGCTACGGCATCATTCACGGCGACCCGCATCTGGGCAATTACCAGGTGCGGCCCGATGGCGCCGTGAACCTGCTCGACTTCGGGGCGATCCGGGTCTTTCCCCCAAGCTTCGTGAGCGGCGTGATCGCCCTGTTCGAAGCGGTGCGCGACCAGGACGACGCCAAGGCGGGCGATGCTTATCGCGGCTGGGGTTTCCAGGACATCACGCCCGAGAAGGTGACGGTGCTCAATGGCTGGGCGCGGTTCTTGTATGAGCCTTTGTTGGAGGACCGGGTGCGCCGCATCCAAGAGACTGATGGCCAGTTCGGCCGCACGGTCGCGGAGGGTGTGCATTCCGGCTTGAAGAGCATCGGCGGCGTTCGCCCGCCACGCGAATTCGTGCTGATGGACCGTTCGGCGGTGGGGCTGGGCAGCGTGTTCCTGCGCCTCAAGGCGGAGCTGAACTGGAGCAAGCTATACCGCGAAGTGACGGCCGATTACGACGAGGGGATGGTCGCGCAGCGCCAGGCTGAGGCCTTGTCAGTTGCCGGGGTTCCCCCGCCGAAATAG
- a CDS encoding M3 family oligoendopeptidase, whose product MAALAPAELLPRWDLTDLYDGMESPALLRDLDQARAESAAFRQAYAGKLADQTAAGLAEALIGYERIEERLGRIMSYAQLLFSGDSSDPVIARFYQSMSEKVTEITTDLLFFTLELNRLDETDLAPKLLDPALAGWRSWLDDLRVFKPHQLSDEIETLLHEKEVTGASAWSRLFDETMSGLKVTVGEDQLTVSDALNLMSDRDRAKREAAATAISATFAQNIRLFSLITNTLAKDKETSDRWRHYPSPGSYRNRSNMVEDEVVEALVSAVVANFPRLSHRYYTLKAGWLGLPKLQHWDRNAPLPADVDQTIPWDEARARVLSAYSGFSPVLADVGSRFFDKPWIDAGLRPGKSGGAFAHPTVPSAHPYILMNYHGRTRDVMTLAHELGHGVHQVLAGEAQGYLRSGTPLTLAETASVFGEMLTFRAILDAETDPARRRLMLANKVEDMLNTVVRQIAFYRFEAKLHAERRSGELLPERIGEIWMDIQTESLGPAFTFTPDYACYWAYIPHFVHSPFYVYAYAFGDCLVNALYAEFQDGHPRFQEKYLDMLRAGGTKRHRELLAPFGLDAADPAFWTRGLDIIAGFIDQLEADDSDGHRTMPHG is encoded by the coding sequence ATGGCGGCGCTTGCCCCGGCGGAGCTGTTGCCGCGTTGGGATCTGACCGATCTCTACGACGGCATGGAAAGCCCGGCCCTGCTGCGCGATCTGGATCAGGCGCGGGCCGAATCCGCGGCCTTCCGACAGGCCTATGCGGGAAAACTCGCAGACCAGACCGCCGCCGGCCTCGCCGAGGCGCTGATTGGCTATGAGCGGATCGAGGAGAGGCTGGGGCGCATCATGTCCTATGCGCAACTCCTGTTCAGCGGGGATTCGTCCGACCCCGTGATCGCGCGCTTCTACCAGTCGATGAGCGAAAAAGTGACGGAGATCACCACCGACCTGTTGTTCTTCACGCTGGAACTGAACCGTCTGGACGAAACCGACCTCGCCCCCAAGTTGCTGGACCCGGCGCTCGCGGGCTGGCGCTCCTGGCTCGATGATTTGCGGGTCTTCAAGCCGCACCAACTGTCCGATGAGATCGAGACGCTGCTGCATGAAAAGGAAGTCACCGGCGCCAGCGCCTGGAGCCGCCTTTTCGATGAAACGATGTCGGGCCTGAAGGTCACAGTCGGGGAAGACCAGCTGACGGTCAGCGATGCCCTCAACCTCATGTCAGACCGCGACCGCGCGAAGCGCGAAGCGGCTGCCACGGCCATCAGCGCGACCTTCGCGCAGAATATCCGGCTATTTTCTTTGATCACCAATACCCTGGCCAAGGATAAGGAGACGTCGGACCGCTGGCGCCACTATCCGTCACCGGGAAGCTACCGCAACCGCTCCAACATGGTGGAGGACGAGGTTGTCGAGGCTTTGGTCTCCGCTGTCGTGGCCAATTTTCCCCGGCTGTCACACCGCTATTACACGCTGAAGGCCGGTTGGCTCGGCCTGCCCAAGCTCCAGCATTGGGACCGCAACGCCCCGCTTCCCGCCGATGTCGACCAGACGATCCCCTGGGACGAGGCGCGCGCGCGCGTGCTGTCGGCGTATAGCGGCTTTAGCCCGGTGCTCGCCGATGTCGGCAGTCGCTTCTTCGACAAGCCCTGGATCGACGCCGGCCTGCGGCCCGGCAAGTCGGGCGGTGCCTTCGCGCATCCGACCGTGCCTTCGGCCCATCCCTATATCTTGATGAACTACCACGGCCGCACGCGGGACGTGATGACGCTCGCGCATGAACTCGGCCATGGCGTCCATCAGGTTCTGGCGGGGGAGGCGCAGGGCTATCTGCGTTCCGGCACGCCGCTGACCCTCGCTGAAACCGCCAGCGTCTTCGGGGAGATGCTGACGTTTCGCGCCATCCTGGACGCCGAGACTGATCCGGCGCGCCGACGCCTGATGCTGGCGAACAAGGTGGAGGATATGCTGAATACGGTGGTGCGGCAGATTGCCTTCTACCGTTTCGAAGCAAAACTTCATGCGGAGCGACGCAGCGGCGAATTGCTGCCCGAGCGTATCGGCGAAATCTGGATGGATATCCAGACCGAGAGCCTGGGGCCGGCCTTCACCTTCACGCCCGATTACGCCTGCTATTGGGCCTATATTCCGCACTTCGTGCATTCGCCCTTCTACGTCTACGCCTATGCCTTCGGGGATTGCTTGGTCAACGCGCTGTATGCCGAGTTCCAGGACGGCCATCCCCGCTTCCAGGAAAAATATCTGGACATGCTGCGGGCCGGTGGGACGAAGCGGCATCGGGAGCTGCTGGCACCCTTCGGATTGGATGCGGCGGACCCCGCCTTCTGGACACGCGGGCTCGACATCATCGCGGGCTTCATCGATCAGTTGGAAGCAGACGACAGCGACGGGCACAGGACCATGCCGCATGGCTGA
- a CDS encoding crotonase/enoyl-CoA hydratase family protein, translating to MTFITNPRILASAAQAGGRLQSQDGALANLTSGYYPTMQVELDPHARALFCFMRPDGRPSYTPELLRDMSAIQRDIYCATTAPAPAAFRYVVVGSRIPGAFNLGGDLHLFGAQIRAGNRAALQAYAHACIDIVYTNATGYDHRVTTVALVQGAALGGGFEAALSCNHIVAEKSATFGLPEVLFNLFPGMGAYSFLSRRMDAIRAEKLILSGRVFTATELYDMGLVDVLAEDGDGEATLRTYLARLDRRYNTHQAVLQARHRVHPLTREELIAVVDVWVDAALNLEEADLRKMDRLVKAQTRRHGDVGLRSAAE from the coding sequence ATGACCTTCATTACCAATCCCCGAATACTCGCCTCCGCCGCTCAGGCCGGGGGCCGCCTGCAAAGTCAGGATGGCGCGCTCGCCAACCTCACATCCGGCTACTACCCAACGATGCAGGTGGAACTTGATCCGCATGCCCGCGCCCTGTTCTGCTTCATGCGCCCGGATGGCCGCCCCAGCTACACACCGGAACTGCTGCGCGACATGAGCGCGATCCAGCGCGATATCTACTGCGCAACGACCGCGCCGGCGCCTGCGGCGTTTCGCTATGTCGTGGTCGGCTCCCGCATTCCGGGCGCGTTCAACCTTGGCGGAGACCTGCACTTGTTCGGCGCCCAGATCCGCGCCGGAAACCGCGCGGCGCTTCAGGCCTATGCCCATGCCTGCATCGACATCGTCTATACCAATGCCACCGGCTACGACCACAGGGTCACGACCGTCGCTCTCGTTCAGGGCGCGGCGCTGGGCGGTGGCTTCGAGGCGGCGCTGTCCTGCAACCATATCGTCGCGGAAAAGAGCGCGACTTTCGGCCTGCCGGAAGTGCTGTTCAACCTGTTCCCCGGCATGGGCGCCTATTCGTTTCTGTCACGCCGGATGGATGCCATCCGCGCCGAGAAGCTGATCCTCAGCGGCCGCGTCTTCACGGCGACGGAGCTTTACGACATGGGCCTGGTGGATGTCCTGGCCGAGGATGGCGATGGCGAAGCAACCCTGCGCACGTACCTCGCGCGGCTGGACCGCCGCTACAATACGCATCAGGCGGTTTTGCAGGCGCGCCATCGCGTCCACCCGCTCACCCGTGAAGAATTGATCGCCGTCGTCGATGTCTGGGTCGATGCGGCGCTTAATCTGGAAGAGGCCGATCTGCGTAAGATGGACCGGCTGGTGAAGGCCCAGACCCGTCGGCATGGCGACGTCGGCCTGCGCAGCGCCGCGGAATGA